Proteins from a single region of Ziziphus jujuba cultivar Dongzao chromosome 1, ASM3175591v1:
- the LOC107417167 gene encoding probable amino acid permease 7 isoform X1, with amino-acid sequence MGSLTDADYQTPLLQTQFSESSLIRTGNVWTAVAHIITGVIGSGVLSLAWSLAQLGWIAGPLAMLSFALVTLISGFLLCNCYRFPDPEYGPLRNRSYLEAVHHNLGKKNAMVCSLFLQAGLFGAGIAYTITTATSLRAIRNSYPVEGKLANSEYVDATYVLIFGFAQIFLSQLHGFHNIQWLSVIASIMSFCYSFIGLGLGLAKVIGNGYIKGSTTGISSSTALEKTLSISQALGDIAFAYPYTSIIFEIQDTLKSPPSENYAMKKASTIAIVITTFIYLSCGGFGYAAFGDETPGNLLTGFESYGPRWLINFANVCIVLHLVGGYQIYSQPLFANVEKWIVKQYPGLMKGNYIVKLPLLPVFTLNPLRLCFRTFYVFCTTGIAIIYPYFNQILGLLGGMRFWPLSIYFPVGMYLKQSKIEAWTAKWLILQIFSIACLFVTVFSLFGSIQGLLSAKLS; translated from the exons ATGGGGAGTTTAACAGATGCAGATTATCAGACTCCTCTGTTGCAAACTCAGTTCTCTGAGTCTTCACTCATAAGAACTG GGAATGTATGGACAGCAGTAGCACATATTATAACAGGGGTGATCGGGTCAGGGGTATTATCACTAGCATGGAGTCTGGCTCAGTTGGGTTGGATAGCAGGTCCTTTGGCCATGCTTTCCTTTGCCCTTGTAACCCTCATTTCTGGATTCCTTCTCTGCAATTGTTATCGTTTTCCAGACCCTGAGTATGGGCCTCTCAGAAACCGGTCCTACCTTGAAGCTGTTCATCATAATTTAG GGAAAAAGAATGCCATGGTGTGTAGCCTATTTCTACAAGCAGGCTTGTTTGGGGCTGGCATTGCCTATACTATCACAACTGCTACCAGCTTAAG AGCAATTAGGAATTCATACCCGGTAGAAGGGAAGCTAGCCAATTCTGAATATGTGGATGCTACTTATGTGCTGATATTTGGATTTGCTCAAATCTTCCTGTCACAACTACATGGTTTCCATAACATACAATGGTTATCAGTTATTGCTTCAATCATGTCTTTCTGTTATTCTTTCATTGGTCTTGGACTTGGCTTAGCAAAAGTCATAG GAAATGGTTATATTAAGGGCAGCACTACAGGAATCTCATCTTCTACCGCGCTTGAAAAAACACTGTCAATATCTCAAGCTCTAGGAGACATTGCATTTGCCTATCCATACACCTCAATTATCTTTGAAATACAG GATACTTTGAAGTCACCTCCATCAGAAAACTACGCTATGAAAAAGGCTTCAACAATAGCAATTGTGATCACAACCTTCATCTACCTCAGCTGTGGAGGTTTCGGATATGCAGCCTTTGGTGATGAAACACCAGGGAATCTATTAACAGGATTTGAATCTTATGGTCCACGGTGGCTTATTAACTTTGCTAATGTCTGCATTGTGCTTCATCTGGTTGGAGGTTATCAG ATATACAGTCAACCACTCTTCGCAAATGTTGAAAAATGGATCGTGAAGCAGTACCCTGGATTAATGAAGGGAAATTACATAGTTAAACTACCATTGTTGCCTGTTTTTACATTAAATCCTCTCAGGCTGTGTTTCAGgacattttatgttttttgtacaACTGGAATTGCAATCATATACCCTTACTTCAACCAGATATTGGGATTGCTAGGGGGCATGAGATTTTGGCCCTTGTCCATATATTTTCCAGTAGGAATGTACTTGAAGCAGAGCAAGATTGAAGCTTGGACAGCAAAGTGGTTGATCCTTCAAATCTTCAGCATTGCTTGCTTGTTTGTAACAGTGTTTTCCTTGTTTGGGTCAATCCAAGGACTATTAAGCGCAAAACTAAGCTGA
- the LOC107417167 gene encoding probable amino acid permease 7 isoform X3 gives MGSLTDADYQTPLLQTQFSESSLIRTGNVWTAVAHIITGVIGSGVLSLAWSLAQLGWIAGPLAMLSFALVTLISGFLLCNCYRFPDPEYGPLRNRSYLEAVHHNLGKKNAMVCSLFLQAGLFGAGIAYTITTATSLRAIRNSYPVEGKLANSEYVDATYVLIFGFAQIFLSQLHGFHNIQWLSVIASIMSFCYSFIGLGLGLAKVIGNGYIKGSTTGISSSTALEKTLSISQALGDIAFAYPYTSIIFEIQDTLKSPPSENYAMKKASTIAIVITTFIYLSCGGFGYAAFGDETPGNLLTGFESYGPRWLINFANVCIVLHLVGGYQDILCFLYNWNCNHIPLLQPDIGIARGHEILALVHIFSSRNVLEAEQD, from the exons ATGGGGAGTTTAACAGATGCAGATTATCAGACTCCTCTGTTGCAAACTCAGTTCTCTGAGTCTTCACTCATAAGAACTG GGAATGTATGGACAGCAGTAGCACATATTATAACAGGGGTGATCGGGTCAGGGGTATTATCACTAGCATGGAGTCTGGCTCAGTTGGGTTGGATAGCAGGTCCTTTGGCCATGCTTTCCTTTGCCCTTGTAACCCTCATTTCTGGATTCCTTCTCTGCAATTGTTATCGTTTTCCAGACCCTGAGTATGGGCCTCTCAGAAACCGGTCCTACCTTGAAGCTGTTCATCATAATTTAG GGAAAAAGAATGCCATGGTGTGTAGCCTATTTCTACAAGCAGGCTTGTTTGGGGCTGGCATTGCCTATACTATCACAACTGCTACCAGCTTAAG AGCAATTAGGAATTCATACCCGGTAGAAGGGAAGCTAGCCAATTCTGAATATGTGGATGCTACTTATGTGCTGATATTTGGATTTGCTCAAATCTTCCTGTCACAACTACATGGTTTCCATAACATACAATGGTTATCAGTTATTGCTTCAATCATGTCTTTCTGTTATTCTTTCATTGGTCTTGGACTTGGCTTAGCAAAAGTCATAG GAAATGGTTATATTAAGGGCAGCACTACAGGAATCTCATCTTCTACCGCGCTTGAAAAAACACTGTCAATATCTCAAGCTCTAGGAGACATTGCATTTGCCTATCCATACACCTCAATTATCTTTGAAATACAG GATACTTTGAAGTCACCTCCATCAGAAAACTACGCTATGAAAAAGGCTTCAACAATAGCAATTGTGATCACAACCTTCATCTACCTCAGCTGTGGAGGTTTCGGATATGCAGCCTTTGGTGATGAAACACCAGGGAATCTATTAACAGGATTTGAATCTTATGGTCCACGGTGGCTTATTAACTTTGCTAATGTCTGCATTGTGCTTCATCTGGTTGGAGGTTATCAG gacattttatgttttttgtacaACTGGAATTGCAATCATATACCCTTACTTCAACCAGATATTGGGATTGCTAGGGGGCATGAGATTTTGGCCCTTGTCCATATATTTTCCAGTAGGAATGTACTTGAAGCAGAGCAAGATTGA
- the LOC132799222 gene encoding probable amino acid permease 7 → MGRSEDADYQTPLVHTQVSESSLIRTGNVWTAVAHIITGVIGSGVLSLAWSMAQLGWIAGPLAMILFALVTLMSAFLLCNCYLTPDPEYGPHRNISYLEAVRNYLGEKNALVCSLFLQVGLFGIGIAYTVTSAISIRAILSSKCFHVEGILANCAYGDASYMLLFGVVQILLSQLPDMHNIKWLSVLAAIMSFTYSFIGLGLGIAKVIGDGYIKGSATGISASSTAEKVWSISQAIGDIAFAYPYSLILIEIQDTLKSPPSENQTMKKASTISIVATTILFLGCGCFGYAAFGDDTPGNLLTGFETYGPRWLIHLANACIVIHLVGAYQIFSQPLFGNVEKWFMKEFPHNRFTKDDYTVRLPLLPAFTLHPLRLCFRTTYVVLTTGIAIIFPYFNQILGVIGGMNFWPLTIYFPVEMYLTQMNIEAWTAKWLMLRIFSIVCFFVRVFALIGSFQGLITAKLS, encoded by the exons ATGGGGCGTTCGGAAGATGCAGATTATCAGACACCATTGGTGCATACTCAAGTCTCGGAGTCTTCTCTTATCAGAACTG GGAATGTATGGACAGCAGTAGCACATATCATAACAGGGGTGATAGGATCAGGGGTATTATCCCTAGCATGGAGTATGGCTCAGTTAGGTTGGATTGCTGGTCCTTTGGCTATGATTTTATTTGCCCTCGTAACCCTCATGTCAGCATTCCTTCTCTGCAACTGCTATCTTACTCCGGACCCTGAATATGGACCTCACCGGAACATCTCCTACCTCGAAGCTGTTCGCAATTATTTAG GGGAAAAGAATGCCTTGGTGTGTAGCCTATTTCTACAAGTGGGTCTGTTTGGGATTGGTATTGCATATACTGTCACATCTGCTATCAGCATAAG AGCAATTCTGAGTTCGAAGTGTTTCCACGTAGAAGGAATTCTAGCCAACTGTGCATATGGAGATGCTTCTTATATGCTATTATTTGGAGTTGTTCAAATCTTATTGTCACAACTACCTGATATGCATAATATAAAATGGCTATCAGTTCTTGCTGCAATCATGTCTTTCACCTATTCTTTCATTGGTCTTGGACTTGGCATTGCTAAAGTCATAG GAGATGGTTATATTAAGGGGAGTGCTACAGGTATCTCAGCTTCTAGCACAGCTGAAAAAGTATGGTCGATATCTCAAGCTATAGGAGACATTGCATTCGCTTATCCGTACTCCTTAATTCTCATTGAAATACAG GATACATTGAAGTCGCCTCCATCAGAAAACCAGACTATGAAAAAGGCCTCGACCATATCAATTGTTGCCACAACCATCCTCTTCCTCGGCTGTGGATGTTTTGGATATGCAGCCTTTGGCGATGACACACCAGGGAATCTCTTAACAGGATTTGAAACTTACGGACCCCGTTGGCTTATCCACTTGGCTAATGCCTGTATTGTGATTCATCTGGTTGGAGCTTATCAG ATATTCAGTCAGCCGCTCTTTGGAAATGTTGAAAAATGGTTCATGAAGGAGTTCCCACACAACAGATTTACAAAGGACGATTACACGGTTAGACTTCCATTGTTGCCTGCTTTCACACTACATCCTCTCAGGCTGTGTTTCCGGACAACTTATGTTGTCTTAACAACTGGAATTGCAATCATATTCCCTTACTTCAACCAGATATTGGGAGTGATAGGAGGCATGAACTTTTGGCCCTTGACCATATATTTTCCAGTGGAGATGTACTTGACGCAGATGAATATTGAAGCCTGGACAGCAAAGTGGTTAATGCTTCGAATTTTCAGCATTGTTTGCTTTTTTGTCAGAGTGTTTGCCTTGATTGGGTCATTCCAAGGACTAATAACTGCAAAACTAAGCTAA
- the LOC107417167 gene encoding probable amino acid permease 7 isoform X2: MGSLTDADYQTPLLQTQFSESSLIRTGNVWTAVAHIITGVIGSGVLSLAWSLAQLGWIAGPLAMLSFALVTLISGFLLCNCYRFPDPEYGPLRNRSYLEAVHHNLGKKNAMVCSLFLQAGLFGAGIAYTITTATSLRAIRNSYPVEGKLANSEYVDATYVLIFGFAQIFLSQLHGFHNIQWLSVIASIMSFCYSFIGLGLGLAKVIGNGYIKGSTTGISSSTALEKTLSISQALGDIAFAYPYTSIIFEIQDTLKSPPSENYAMKKASTIAIVITTFIYLSCGGFGYAAFGDETPGNLLTGFESYGPRWLINFANVCIVLHLVGGYQAVFQDILCFLYNWNCNHIPLLQPDIGIARGHEILALVHIFSSRNVLEAEQD, from the exons ATGGGGAGTTTAACAGATGCAGATTATCAGACTCCTCTGTTGCAAACTCAGTTCTCTGAGTCTTCACTCATAAGAACTG GGAATGTATGGACAGCAGTAGCACATATTATAACAGGGGTGATCGGGTCAGGGGTATTATCACTAGCATGGAGTCTGGCTCAGTTGGGTTGGATAGCAGGTCCTTTGGCCATGCTTTCCTTTGCCCTTGTAACCCTCATTTCTGGATTCCTTCTCTGCAATTGTTATCGTTTTCCAGACCCTGAGTATGGGCCTCTCAGAAACCGGTCCTACCTTGAAGCTGTTCATCATAATTTAG GGAAAAAGAATGCCATGGTGTGTAGCCTATTTCTACAAGCAGGCTTGTTTGGGGCTGGCATTGCCTATACTATCACAACTGCTACCAGCTTAAG AGCAATTAGGAATTCATACCCGGTAGAAGGGAAGCTAGCCAATTCTGAATATGTGGATGCTACTTATGTGCTGATATTTGGATTTGCTCAAATCTTCCTGTCACAACTACATGGTTTCCATAACATACAATGGTTATCAGTTATTGCTTCAATCATGTCTTTCTGTTATTCTTTCATTGGTCTTGGACTTGGCTTAGCAAAAGTCATAG GAAATGGTTATATTAAGGGCAGCACTACAGGAATCTCATCTTCTACCGCGCTTGAAAAAACACTGTCAATATCTCAAGCTCTAGGAGACATTGCATTTGCCTATCCATACACCTCAATTATCTTTGAAATACAG GATACTTTGAAGTCACCTCCATCAGAAAACTACGCTATGAAAAAGGCTTCAACAATAGCAATTGTGATCACAACCTTCATCTACCTCAGCTGTGGAGGTTTCGGATATGCAGCCTTTGGTGATGAAACACCAGGGAATCTATTAACAGGATTTGAATCTTATGGTCCACGGTGGCTTATTAACTTTGCTAATGTCTGCATTGTGCTTCATCTGGTTGGAGGTTATCAG GCTGTGTTTCAGgacattttatgttttttgtacaACTGGAATTGCAATCATATACCCTTACTTCAACCAGATATTGGGATTGCTAGGGGGCATGAGATTTTGGCCCTTGTCCATATATTTTCCAGTAGGAATGTACTTGAAGCAGAGCAAGATTGA